ggtgatggctccaccccctacatgTGACTCAGTATCACTTTGCTTCCATGGCCGTAAAGCTCTCCTCCGCATGCATTTCCCAGTACAATCTCccccctcacatcccctcgatcaGTCTCTCCACAGTCAAGAGCAGCCCTCCCCCTGGGGTTGTTCCACAATCCTTAAACTTCATCTCCCAGCCACTGCGCCTTCCAGGAGACCTGTGTCCCTGTCCGGGGcatgaatgtatgtatgtgtccAGCAAGGACTATCTGATTCTTATTctatttaggctgccacagatcggCTGTTTCACTCTCCGCCTTAAATGTttttcctctgactcagacaattgccctgaactggggatcagacccctgcttcagttcccccacccacaagggcaggtccagtcctactaacactcctgtttttccccctagttcctagttttttgtgattctatatattcttttcctctggtcaggaCTTCTTGTCTACTGTCAgatggtgttctgcatgcacttgtgtctgaaggtgtattcctctTGCATCCGTGGAGGGATATGTACTGTACATCCACCTACTcatccaccatcttgttctcccatTTGGTCTTTTTGTTTGATCAATAcaggtttgaaatatttttattttcattatatcaaatgaaataaaagtgaaaatagcaTTGGAGATATCTAATGGAAAGCAATAGAATCTCAAAGGAAAGGTAGAAGCCTAATGTGTAGAAGAAAATTACTGGAAAGGCCTTACACTTACACACAATTACCTGGGGCAATATATATCTTTGAGTAAAATCACAGTTCCTGAAGTCAGACATTCGAGCCTCTGTCTTTATTAGGTTTGGGACTGTGTGAATTTCCTCTATGTAAACTAGCTTCAATTTATTCttctttcaaatgaaaacaatacAAAGGCTTGCCTTGAAAGAATACCATAAATATAAAAGTTATCTAACATAAAGTGCTGGGCACAGTGTTTGATATTTTACACTATCTCAATAATAATATGTTATTGTTTTATGATGATCATTTACAGTTATTcttgttgtttctattttttgtacCTCACTGGAGCTTCTTTAATTCTCAAGGTCTTTGACtttattcttgatatttctccataCATAGTTAATATAACACAAAGGAATCAGCCTGGAGGCAACTTGGGAAAAGTATTGTATGGGAAAATGATCCAGAATTTCCAAAAATTTGAACAGTAAAACTGAAACATTATGTATCTTGGCAAACATTCAATTCTGATATGACACCATGACACTGAGtctattcatttacattttccaCTGTCCAGAATTTTCCTCAGGGTCAATTTGACACCCTTATTCCACAAACTGTAGATGACATGATTCATCATGGGCACAGTGCAGGTATAAATACAGACAACCCTTTTCTTTGTTACATGGGGCTCACAGATGATGGCTGCAGGAACATGAATCCTGCAATCCATAGAAAACAGCAACAGCTGAGATGTGGAAACTGCAAGTGCAAGATTTGGGCCTGCCCTCCATGGAGTGTATGGAAGATTTTGTAGAGGATGAAGATGTAGGAGGTAAGAGTAGTTAAGGCAGGAATCAGTATGTTGAAAGACAAGAGCTGATAACTCGTTGAAATAGATGCTAGAACACAATGGCTCCATGagtggaaaaaaatcacagaaatattaGTCAATCACGTTGTCCTTGAATAAATGAGTCTCAGCATAAGGCAAGTATGGAATGTCGACTGAATGATTCACAAGATGTAAACTGCTGCTGTGAGCTGGAAGCACCTATAATAAGACATGATGGCATTATAAAGCAAGGGGTTACAGATGGCAACATAGCGGTCATATGCCATTTCACCCAACACATAACTCTCtgcaataataaaaagaagaaagaaatagagcTGAGTCATGCATTCAGGGTAGGAGATGATGTTCTTCTCTGTCACAAAGTTCACCAGCATTCTGGGGGTAATGACAGTGGACTGACAGAGGTCAATAAAGGACAAATTGCTGAGGAAatagtacatgggggtgtgcaggTGAGAACTGACCCCAATCAGTATGATCATGCCCTGGCTCCCCACCACAGTGATGACACAGATTcttaggaagagaaggaaaaaagggcaACTGGAATTGTGGTTGTTCTGTGAGCCCAGTGAGGATGAACTCAGTCAGTGAGGAGTGATTTCCAGAGTCTGTTTTCTTCTTAGcaggttttaagtttaaaaaacagaaaatgagtgtacttgtgtgtgagtgtgtgtgagagagagagaaagagaggtttatgcacatatgtatgtatgtgtgtgcttgtcTGTGTGAGAGGCAGAGAGTAATTTTACAGAGATCATTCTTAATCCCACTTCAGAGGACATACATAATGAAGGGAATTCTCCAATATATCCTGCTACTGTTGGACAAACAATCATTCTGATTGAACCAGAACAGAAATTATAAACTTCAAGAACTTTATAATTAAGTCATTTCATAAAGTTTAAGAGAAGCAacaatttatgaatttttaaagccAGTCCAAAAAATATTTCTAGTATTATTTCTGATTACTCATCTTTTCTCCAAGTTtctatgtttatatattaatatcatgCATGTTGAATGACATagaattttcctttcatttataatAAGTAATAGTAGTACATGCTTTCTATAATTAATGTATAGAGgattgtatatattatgtataattataatatatatataagtatatatataatatataatataaaatgtataattcatgTATAGAGGATTCACGAGTCTGTGGAAAGTAGTTATATTAGTTGGGGCTGTCTTTTTTAGTAATATCTCAACTGAAAATATCTGAAGACCAGTATCATTTCACCTGAGATCTGATGTTTTAATGTCCCAACTTCCTTCTCCCTGGACTTTGACCACAGAGGGCAGAAATATAACTGCTTGGCAGACACCATGTTCATACCTCAATAGGTTTTCCCACTCTAGGAACCATTCTTCTTATTCTAATTAGGATAATCTTAGGGGTGAGAGTATAATGGCCTAAATACAAGTCATGTGCTCCACCACTGTGACCAGGGCATCAGTGTACTAAGATTGATCTATGCCAAAGCACTAAGCATTTGGTATGCcaacattttttatatataatcatgTATTTTGCACATGTTCTAAATAGGATTCAAAGATGGTAAAGATGTGGATTAGTAAGgtacatgcaaaataaaataagtaattttagtGTCAATTCAATACTAGTCAACAGtgatatgctttttaaaagaccaatgtatcatttttttttagatttgaaaaggaaatgagtaggttctagaaaacagaaatttatattcTTAACACTCAAGCAATATTTGGACTATTGTGTTCAGTTTGAAGTAAAATACTGTGTGTGATATAGGAAAAAGCTACACAGTTTCATAAATATGATCTAGAAATATGGTATTTTAAGATGACTAAAATAATCAAGGATACTTTTTTCTAGCAAAGCAAAAATCCATGTGCACAAGACAGTTATCTCAACATTCATCACATGGCAGTGAGAGTACTGAAAGTATTGTATGTGTTCAACAGATTTGGTAAAATTAACTGCCTCAAACTATGGGAAGAAATATTTGGTttcacagcaaaaacaaacatccCTATCATCAGACACACCCTGAGCTGACAGTCATAAAAGTTTGAGTACAGACTGAATAACCACACACATAGCAGATATTCTCTAAGGACACACGTAATAGGTAGTTggattaaatgtatttcttttatcttcattCTAATGAATCCTGATTTTGTTAGACAGTAGAGGGTTGAATCCTCAGCTCAAACCCATTCTTGCTATGTGGTCTTGAGATATGTCTGTTCTCCAACtctctgaaaaacagaaacactaaaATCTACCTTCTGTGTAAACTCAGGTAAGTGATTTCTATGATATGCTTAGCACAGTCCCATACCCTTGGAAAGACCTTAATACTGTCAATGTTATTTTAATCTTAACCTATTGAGTTTCTTTCCATTATATCTTTTGTCTCAGTGGCATTTTCATTTCTACTATGATGgctggaatttattttatttttccttaagacATTTTCTTGTTCCTCCTTTCTATCTAAATGCATACAATGATacagaaatttgaaatttttattaaatgttaacTTTCTAAGTATTAATATTTCCTAAGACACAAATAAAGCTTGAATAAATCTCTGTCATTCAATTATTTATATCACCCAACaacaaaatcttttatttttatgtcccACCAGGTATCATAGGATTTAACTATTACACAAGAGCATTTGTTAGAATATCTTCTATGACTTATATTTCTTTATCTGTCTTTCACACATTCCCAGGGTACCTGATGAAATTTATTCAATAGTTAGGGTCCTTAAGTTAAGGGCTTTAATAATGGAAACCCCAGTTTACTATGTGCTCAGGAATACCTTTCTCAAGTTTACATTTTGCACATGCTTAATTCTGTATCAGTTATTATGAGTTAGTTATGAATTTTCTTCTGTAATAGATGGTAAACTCAATACAGTGTTTGGCACAATGCCTTACATACAAGTATCAATAAGtatgactttttaaatgaaattattgaaAAGAGTGTAGTAATAAGTTAACATAGACTCCAACACAAGTGAACAAAGCTCTCACACAGCCTGAGGTGAAGTGAGTAAACAAAGAAATACTGGCTATACTTTTATCCAGCAGGGACAGAGAGACTATAAGTGAACCTTTGCTCCTCAGGAAGTGTGGATATTAGAGTGAGGACAGATAGAGATGGAAAAACAGCTACTCTCATCTATTAGTGCACTGTGAGGGAGCTAGAACAGGAGATCCAACTTTTTAAAGTCCAGGACTGGGATTCAGATCCATCCCTCTTGCTCCCCAAAACATCAGTGCCGTGTATTCTTCTCCTGTATTTCCATGAAGGGAAAAATGGTTCTGGTGATGCTGGTGGATAGTTCTGAGTACTGACATTGCAGGATTTCTTGTTGTAGGGCCGTAACCTAGAAGACTCCGCGGTAATAACTTTGAATCACTGCTTGAAGTTGATGGCCCTCTGCAACGGTTGCTTGATATGAACTGTGATTTATACTCTGAGTACTGATGCTAACAAAAGATGAGGAACAGTAATGCTAATGATCTCCCATTAGGATCGATCCCACAAGTATCAGCTCTTGGGAAAAGTTACAATTAGCAAGTCCCTTTTCTCCCATTGACTCTCAAGTGTTTAATCTTGTCATATAGTTGTAATTTGTCATTTCTGTGAGATAATTGCTTGGAAACAAAAATGTGAGAAATTTTATTAGAGCTCCAGTGAACTTCATGTCAAGCTatataagaatttaaaattttaggaaatttttaaGACATGCATTAAAGGAACTTTCTAAAGTGATTTcacaaaagataaattaaaaaacaaaaacaaaaaaaaaccctttgtgTGCAATAtttgaatgattttcttttttcattgacCTCTATTAACTGTATTTAGATGCcatgatatatttataaaacagtaaTACTTGAAACATTTTAACATGTAGGCTGCAGGAAGGTTTCAACTGTTTACTGTCATAACCCCATGAAAAGTTCCTAACAAGTATAATAAGTTGATGACTTTATCTAActctataaataaaagaaatattgatgAATAATATAGAGATCTGTTGCTTACTGTGAAAAAGTTTACTAAATGTTGATTGCTTAATATACAGAGTAATATATGTTCTGGTTCAACGTGGCAATCTAGGAAGATCCACAATTCTGACTGCAGCAATATAGGTCaccatattttctctttatcttgaaatcaaatttattgaattttaatttatatgtgaTAAAATTCTACATGCTAAGAATTTTCTCAATGTCAACATAGGTGATGTTCTTTTCTAGTTTGGGTATTGGAAACCATGGTATTCTAGACTGGAGTATTCAAGTTCCAGATATCAATGTACCTCTGATTTGCTATGTTGACCCATCAGATATCaaacatacatattattttttaacacatgTAGGCTGCATGATTGAAAACCAAGAGTTTTTGTTTTGAGGATATTGGATTGTTAACTTTATTAAATGACTTAAGAAATTAGGTGCTCACATGGTGTATTATCTGCACCGGGGTTTGATATAGCgcccactttttatttttataaatttttgcaTAGAAATAAGTTAGGATGCCATCAGTTTTATTGCATACCTTTGAAGAACTCTTCAGGTAtaaatttaattgattttaacatttaaaagtgaTGTGTAGATAATTGGAGAAAGTAATGGATAAAGATAGTATGAGAGATATGTGacttcacatcagttcagttcagttcagtcactcagtcatgtctgactctttgcgaccccatcaacctaaatacttttcaaaaagaaataagaaaattatcaaGGTCTTTCTAGTGCCAGAAACTATCTTAGGTCCTGCAGATATGGCAGGAATACATGCATGGGGGTGACCTTTAGGAACATTACAGTTCAGTGCATTTTGAACAATAAGCAGGCAAATACATACCCAAAACAATAAATGGCATTGTAGGAGGCATACTGGTTTGAGCAGTGTTACAAAGCATGAAGGAGTTCTTAACTCAGATTTTAAGCTCTGGTAAGGATTTCAAAGTAAGAgaactgaaaggttgttgctgaaccatgaaagacaccaggattcttggtctccagaggagaagaattcaatccggggccagagacaaggcttgattcGCTCAGAGCTTTGGGGTAATAAAGTttgattaaagtataaaagagagaaagcttctgacacagacatcagaagggggatggagagtgcccccttgctagtgttagcaatggagttatataccttttaattagttattacaatgaatcaaaagaatgtctcaagtttgtgaaaattttaccagacccactcccacaatttacattttaagataacaggattagccagaaggttgtCAGGAAGGAGAGACTGCCCTCAAGCAGGATGCATTGCTGTTATATAacccttagtacagagtttaaactgagctgttggttgtgtaatcatcagttccaggcttaaagataaaaatgttttatgtgactaagactaaggaatgtagaagaaaaaaaaaaagtttgtcctttcctcctccttgagaattccagacccctctctccttgggggcccccagacttcttatcaacctgcctaggaattggcTCTCTCAGAACCATAAATCCATGCAATGTAATGAGCAAAGACTAGATCTAAAATATCATGCTCATTTCATGTCTGGTCACAAAAATATTCTCTCAAGCATTTTCTTCAGGGCAACATTGACATCTTTATTCCTGAGGCTGTAGATCAGGGGATTCAGCATGGGCACAACAATAGTATAAAACACAGAGGACACTTTCCCTTGGTCCATGGAGCTCACAGATGATGGCTGCAGGTACATAAATGCTGCAGATCCATACAAAGTAGCGACAACTGATATGTGGGAGCTGCATGTGCTAAAGGCTTTGGACCTGCCCTCCAAGGAACGAATGTGGAGGATGCTGGAGATGATGAAGATGTAGGAGCTGAGGATGGTCAGGATGGGGGCAAAGATGTTAAGTGCACCAAAGCATAGAACCAGTAATTCGTTGACATAGGTGCTAGAGCAGGAGAGCTTTAGGAGGGGCAGAAGATCACAGAAATAATGGTTGATCACATCTAACTTGCAGAAATGAACCCTAAGCATGCAGCCTGTGTGAGAGAATGCACATACCAGTCCCATCATATACACTCCCCAAATGAGGGAGAAACAGGCCTGGTGTGACATGATGGAATTATACAGCAAGGGGCTACAGATGGCAGCATAGCGGTCATATGCCATTGCAGCCAACATGTAACCCTCtgcaataataaaaagaagaaagaagtaaagCTGAGTTATGCATTCAGGGTAGGAGATGATGTTCTTCTCTGTCACAAAGTTCACCAGCATTCTGGGGGTAATGACAGTGGACTGACAGAGGTCAATGAAAGATAAGTTACTGAGGAAatagtacatgggggtgtgcaggTGAGAACTGAGCCCAGTCAGTGTGATCATGCCCAGATTCCCCAACACTGTGACCACATAAATtaccaggaagagaaggaaaaggggcaGGTGGATTTGTGGACGCTCTGTGAGCCCAGCGAGGATGAACTCAGTCACTGAGGAGTGATTTTCTGCTGCCATTTCTGTCTGCATAGTCTCTGGAGGGGAAAGACAAAAACACAGTCATTGGAGGgaatccattttgctttttttttttttctttcgtttGCAGTAGAATGTTCTATATAAATGATTCACTGTTTAGGTATCCTTTTGACCTATATAATCACTTAACTCTGGGTCTATTTATGGAATCACAATACATGTCAATCCAATATTTATAAAAcctcattttcaaatataataaatatattttctattaaaaaatttagCCATGTTTATCATCATTAAAAAGTGCATGGCAGCTGTATGCATAACAATCCAAAttggaaataattcaaatttatgTTCAGCAACTGATGAATAGATGAATTAGTCATAGTATaatacatgcatacataaaatatgcatatccatatatatacatttgtgtgtgtacatataaatatagataaacaTATACAGAGACATATACAGAGGGCATCTATAGTTGGGATTTAAAGTGTGACATGCACAATCTCTTAATTCTTCACTTTTGGCCCCAAACTGCCTCATCTGTCTACCTCATGATGCCATATCATTGTTACCATTTCCTATGAATGCCatcaaaatcaaccctgaatattcgttggacaGCATTgttgctgaggctgaagttccaatactttcgccacctgatgtgaagagctgactcactggaaaagactctgatgctggggaatattgaaggctaaaggagaagcAGGTAGCTGCTGTCTgtctttttacatgtttttttctttttttcacatgaaATAATCCTACCAATTCTCTTTGTCTCTGTTGTGTGCTAAataagttctcttttcttttcaatcttgTTTAAGTTAGAAATCATTATGAAAACATTCTCCAACACCTTGTAATTGATTTAACCTTCCTACTTCAAGTTCAGAAAACTGTCATTTCTAAACAGCACATTTTTAGACTTGAGATATACTGTAAGTCAGATGATGCACCGAATCAGACTTATTCTCCTCTGTATAACAAGTAATTGTATAGTGCTGAGGATATAAATGGGATTTTATACATAATCCCATACATGAATATATGAGGAATATTTGCCTGAATTTTCACATTAGTATTTCCAGACTTAATAGTCTCAAGCCACAAATGTGAGATGAATATACTCACCTTTCTTCTTGTTGGAAATCTCAACACCAAATTTTATTTGCAACATGCTTCCTTTGACTCAGAAGATAGCTCTGTATTGGTGTCAGGAATGATAGGTACCCAGCTTTCTGCTGTCTTTAGTGTCGAGAGGGCCAGCACAGCCCAGGTCTCAGAGCCCCTTTTGAAGCTGGTCTGCATCACAGGTCAGCATCTCTTTCTAAGTCTTCAGTGTGTGTTTCTTCAGCTTCAAGGGAGCAAACATCTGCCCCTTTCTCAGTTCTCCCCTGAGCGGTTGTGATCACTGTGCTATGAAGGTGTGTCCTGGATTTCATATAAGCCAGGCAATAAATAACATGGAGTCAAATACTCTCCAAGGATTTCCACTTCTCAGGAGACAAACTCTTGAGAAAGAAGCAGTTACAGTTGACATGTCCCCAGTTGTCTAACTTTTCCCTTCAAGAGGGATTCTCTGTCAGTCTTAAACTCATCAATTAGTGATTAAGATTTCTTCACAGATTCACCtggatatttttttcaaaatcagatCCTCATCCAGCGGTTCTGAGGAGCATTTGAGGTCTTGAGATTCTGCATCTCGTACAAGCTTCTAGCCAGAGCTACTAGTTCCCAGTCCACTCTGTGAATAAAAGGTTTTAGAGGATTGGGCAACATTCTGACAAGTTATCTTAATATTAACATGGCAACACATTTTAATATGATGAAGTAAATCATGTATCCTtatacaaaaatgtatttaatcaattttatatgtaaatacaaaatatacatattaattcaAAGTCAAATCTATATGCTATTGGATTTAAAGTTATGGGGTAAGAATTCAGAATATTAacttaattttagatttttattaggTGCTCACTGTTAATGAttctagttgctaagttgcatatataaaatagtttattaGACATCTATGTTTCATGTTACttcttatatattatattttcactttttgttctAAAATAGGAAAATTGGGACCATACTTAGAAATAACTGAATCAAGGTAATTGCACACTCAAGTCAAGAGAGATCTTATAGTTAAATATAAGAAGAGTCAGTTACTTTTACCAGTTTATACTTGTGTTACGttgaaagttaaagtcactcagttgtctctgattctttgtgaccccatagactacgggttcatggaattcttccagatcagaataccagagtgggtagtttttcccttctccctgagatcttcccaacccaaagatcaaacgcaggtctcctgcattgcaggtggattctttacttagctgagccacaagggaagctagtGCTATGCAAAGAACTTTGATCTGTCAGTAATGAGAAAGACGGTTTGAACTGAGACGAGGCAGAAGAGTGAGTATTTAGAGCTCCATGTGAATTTATAGTTGATGACCAGAAGTTAAAAAGGAGCAATATGAGGGGAGAGAAGTGATGTTTCCAAGATAGAACTGACAAGAAATAACAATTGCTTATAACTTATGTGGCAAAAGGGTGTGAAAGTAATACAATTTACAGAATTTGGGGTTATTATGAGTAGCTGTTAACATAAATTTATTGTTTAGTGGCAAGATTGTTTTTGGAtggacactttgtgaccctgtggactgtagcccacaaggctcctctctccatgggatttcccaggcaagaatactggagtgggttgccatttccttctccaggaagtcttccccaCTTAAGGActaaactcacgtctcctgcattggcagctgtattctttaccactgagccaccagggaagcccctagagatAAACATGTGTTGGCTACTTGTGTAAAATTGTTGGCATTAAGCATGATAATTTGAATCTCTTTGATTAGTCTTACCATAAGTTTCTGCAGTCACTCTGCATTTGATCATTTTGCTTGATCAACACAAGTTTgaaatattgattattttcattaaataaaagtgaaaatcaaatTGAAGAGATCTAGTGAAAAACAATACAATCTCACAGGAGATAGAAGCTTAATGTGTAGAAAGAAATTACTGGGAAGGCCTTACACTTACCCACAGTTACCTGAGGCCAATAGATTACTTTGAGTAAAATCACAGTTCTTGGAGCCAGACATTCTAGCCTCTGTCTTTATTATGTTTAGGACTATGGGGACATTTACTCAAAGTAAACAAGCTtcaatttattcatctttcaaacagaaacaatactaGGGCTTGCCTTGAAAGAATatcataaatattaaagaaagttgTCTAATATAAAGTGTTGGGCACAGAGTTTGATATTTTATACTATCTCAATAATATTATGTTATTACATTATGATGATCATCATAGTGATTCTTGTtgtctgtattcttttttatattacacTGTAACTTCTTTAATTCTCAACAGTCTCTGACtttattcttgatatttctccttataCAGTCATGTAACACAAATTCAAAGGAATTAGCCTGGAGGGAATTTGGGAAATGTATTGTATGGGAAAATAATCCTGAATTTCAAAAATTTGaacaataaaactaaaacattACGTATCTCAGCAAAGGTATTTCTGATATGACACCAACATTGAGTCTATTCATCTACATTTTCCactttccagaattttcttcGGGGCCAATTTAACATCCTTATCCTGCAGAGTGTAGGTCAGAGGATTCAGCATGGGCACAATGCCGGTATAAAACACAGAGGACACGTTCCCTTGGTCCATAGGACTCACAGATGATGGCTGCAGGTACATGAATGCTGCAGATCCATAGAGAACAGCAACAGCCAAGATGTGGGAACTGCAGGTGCTGAAGGCTTTGGACCTGCCCTCTGTGGAGTGGATGTGGACTGTTTTGTAGAGAATGAAGATGTAGGAGATGAGAATAGTTAAGGCAGGAATCAGGACTTTGAAAGAGCTGCAGACTAGAGCCAATGATTCCTTGAAATAGATGCTAGAACAGGATAGTTCCACGAGTGG
This genomic window from Odocoileus virginianus isolate 20LAN1187 ecotype Illinois unplaced genomic scaffold, Ovbor_1.2 Unplaced_Scaffold_19, whole genome shotgun sequence contains:
- the LOC139033574 gene encoding olfactory receptor 8G1-like → MQTEMAAENHSSVTEFILAGLTERPQIHLPLFLLFLVIYVVTVLGNLGMITLTGLSSHLHTPMYYFLSNLSFIDLCQSTVITPRMLVNFVTEKNIISYPECITQLYFFLLFIIAEGYMLAAMAYDRYAAICSPLLYNSIMSHQACFSLIWGVYMMGLVCAFSHTGCMLRVHFCKLDVINHYFCDLLPLLKLSCSSTYVNELLVLCFGALNIFAPILTILSSYIFIISSILHIRSLEGRSKAFSTCSSHISVVATLYGSAAFMYLQPSSVSSMDQGKVSSVFYTIVVPMLNPLIYSLRNKDVNVALKKMLERIFL